A single window of Ictalurus punctatus breed USDA103 chromosome 27, Coco_2.0, whole genome shotgun sequence DNA harbors:
- the LOC108259581 gene encoding uncharacterized protein LOC108259581 → MAVNENALWKMLAKSYKYRDLTIRDVTNVTNQYKDLKTVMDIYVFNDGNNRELLSLTGTVPVNFKGTVYNIPICLWLLDTYPYNPPICFVKPTSAMMIKTGKHVDANGKIYLPYLHEWKYLESDLFGLIQVMIVVFGEEPPVFARPTTQTAYPGFQAAGPPNAMAQNSSDIQVKKTSGLQETEPTFQPEEGHENHEYTVAEVKKLGPGQTVEVVNLKVTHVKPTVAVFVRGVEMDLCKVYGSDQTGSIKVNLWNDAILSVKAGCSYRLTNLETRKKNGKVLVTTTKNTVITEITDMRVVHADYRDEMSDEEGSLVTIDTRVTGIKIVQTWMCAMCNKPQATFDRMSTIHRCEHCKMMQKTSVFRCASRGTLCLGDGSKASISNTVLSTYLKRENIMHLSLDAEKIEEHFLVVEQFQITMADQCVVDLKPLGSPSCSGAGDLHSAEDPVSQCK, encoded by the exons ATGGCTGTAAACGAAAATGCTCTCTGGAAAATGCTGGCTAAg AGTTATAAATACAGAGACCTGACCATTAGGGATGTCACTAATGTGACAAATCAGTACAAGGACCTGAAGACTGTGATGGACATTTATG TGTTCAACGATGGCAACAACAGAGAGTTACTGAGTCTTACAGGAACTGTACCAGTGAACTTTAAAG gAACTGTATACAACATTCCCATTTGCCTGTGGCTGCTAGACACCTATCCATACAATCCTCCCATCTGCTTTGTCAAGCCCACCAGTGCCATGATGATCAAAACAGGGAAACATGTCGATGCCAATGGAAAAATCTACCTCCCGTATTTGCATGAATGGAAATAT CTGGAGTCAGATTTGTTTGGGCTGATCCAGGTGATGATTGTGGTTTTTGGAGAAGAGCCACCAGTTTTTGCCAGGCCCACCACACAGACGGCTTATCCAGGATTCCAAGCTGCTGGTCCACCTAACG CTATGGCTCAAAACAGCTCCGATATCCAGGTTAAAAAGACATCGGGGCTTCAGGAGACAGAACCGACGTTTCAGCCAGAAGAGGGACATGAGAACCACGAGTACACAGTGGCAGAGGTCAAAAAGCTTGGGCCAGGACAAACT GTGGAAGTTGTGAATCTGAAAGTCACCCATGTCAAGCCCACTGTTGCTGTCTTTgtcagaggtgtggagatgGACCTGTGCAAGGTGTATGGGAGCGATCAGACTGGGAGCATAAAGGTTAATCTGTGGAATGATGCAATTCTCTCAGTCAAAGCTGGATGCAGCTACCGCCTGACCAATCTAGAAACAAGGAAGAAGAATGGTAAAGTGTTGGTGACCACCACAAAAAACACGGTCATTACTGAGATCACTGATATGAGAGTGGTGCATGCAGATTATAGGGATGAAATGTCAGATGAGGAGGGTTCGTTGGTTACCATTGACACACGTGTTACCGGCATAAAAATTGTGCAAACGTGGATGTGTGCTATGTGCAATAAGCCACAGGCGACTTTCGATAGGATGTCCACCATTCACAGATGTGAACATTGCAAAATGATGCAAAAGACATCAGTATTCAGGTGTGCCAGTAGAGGCACTCTGTGCCTTGGAGATGGTAGTAAAGCATCCATCTCAAACACTGTTCTGTCCACTTACCTTAAGAGGGAGAACATAATGCATCTGAGTCTGGATGCAGAAAAAATAGAAGAGCATTTTTTAGTTGTGGAGCAGTTTCAGATTACAATGGCAGATCAGTGTGTTGTGGATTTAAAGCCTTTAGGCTCTCCTTCTTGCAGTGGTGCTGGGGATCTACACAGTGCTGAAGATCCTGTGTCTCAGTGTAAGTAA
- the hrasb gene encoding HRas proto-oncogene, GTPase b has product MTEYKLVVVGAGGVGKSALTIQLIQNHFVDEYDPTIEDSYRKQVVIDGETCLLDILDTAGQEEYSAMRDQYMRTGEGFLCVFAINNTKSFEDIHQYREQIKRVKDSDDVPMVLVGNKCDLPARTVDTRQAQELARSYGIPYIETSAKTRQGVEDAFYTLVREIRQHKLRKLNPPDDNGQDCMNCRCVVS; this is encoded by the exons ATGACGGAGTACAAATTGGTGGTGGTTGGTGCTGGTGGTGTGGGCAAGAGTGCGCTCACAATTCAACTGATCCAGAACCACTTTGTTGATGAGTATGACCCTACTATTGAA GACTCCTACAGAAAACAGGTGGTGATTGATGGCGAGACGTGTCTGCTGGACATTCTGGACACCGCTGGTCAGGAGGAGTACAGCGCCATGAGGGACCAATACATGAGGACAGGAGAGGGATTCCTCTGTGTCTTCGCCATCAACAACACTAAGTCATTTGAGGACATCCACCAGTACAG GGAACAGATCAAAAGGGTAAAAGATTCAGATGATGTGCCCATGGTGCTTGTGGGTAATAAATGTGACCTACCAGCTCGTACAGTGGACACAAGACAAGCCCAGGAACTGGCTCGCAGTTATGGCATCCCTTATATTGAAACATCTGCCAAGACAAGACAG GGAGTGGAGGACGCGTTCTACACACTGGTGCGTGAAATCAGGCAGCACAAGCTCAGAAAGCTGAATCCACCAGATGACAACGGCCAAGACTGCATGAACTGCCGCTGTGTCGTGTCGTGA